The Nymphaea colorata isolate Beijing-Zhang1983 chromosome 11, ASM883128v2, whole genome shotgun sequence genome includes the window TATCTTATACTTTGTTGTAAGGCAAAAATACAGACGATTTTGATGTGCTACCCGCGTGCTTTGCAGACTGAAACTTAGATACGCTTTCTCTTGCAGCAAATGTGCTTGGCTGGGCATTGGGAAGGATACAGGTACGAGGAAAAAGATCCATGGTTCAAGTTCAAAAACTCATGGTTTTCTAAGTGGCGCTCTGTCAACTATATCACCGTCTTAGAGGGAAACCGATCTACTTGCTACAAGGTGGAGGGCTCACCAAGCAAACCGGAGATGAAGATAGTGGAGCCGGCAAAACAACATGTAGTAGCACAGGTATGAAATGGAGTCCCTGAAAATAATGATATTTAAACAGATTTCCGGCAAAAGGAGGCGAGCGCGCGGGTGTAAGGTAATGAAGATAAGTAATTAGACGGTCATGTTTCTACTGCTGTTCCTCACGACTGATGAGATTCTGTTAACTTTCCCATGAAATAACTGCAGGTTTTAAAACAGATTCGATATATATTGAAACGGATTTGGTTCATGGAAACACATGCCAAGCACTCAAATGCTGAATATGCGGTCCTAAATCGTCACTTCTCCACGCATGCATGTCATGTTGGGGAACGATTTCTCCCTTCTCTTTAGTTCCCCCATCGAAGTGAAATAAATTAGCAGCAGCTAGGGCCTTTGAGCTGCCTCCATTACAAAGTCCCCCGATATAATTAATTCGAAGTAAGTTGAAGaacaacatacatatatgagCGTCGAATTAATCCTCCCCAGAAATAAACTGTCATCTTCTGCCTGCCGATGTTGCCTCTTTCTTAATGCTTCcggttcttttctttttctagttgctgtctttctttttgttttcatgttttcttcatGATTTGACCATTGAAAGGGGAGAGTTGCTAACCCAAATGGATGTTGGGgcaggtgaagaagaagaagtcgaGCTCAGGAGTGCTGCTGGGTGATGATGTGTTGAGCTTAGCGGTGGAGCCCAAAACCGATCCTTCTCTCATTGTTGGCATCATTTTTGTACAAACTATTATGAAGCACCAAATCTGAAAATGCAGATGCTCCGACCccccttgttttcttctcttcaaaaATTGgtcttaattttcatttttcatgggcTTAGTTAATCAAATGGGTCGCATACAAAATGAAGATGTGGAGGAACTAAGTTTTAAGAGCGAACTAACTAATATGAAAAGAGGACCAAGCTGGTGTAAGGGCTGGCCTCACTGCGTACTCGTAATGCCTTTCCCTCCCCGTCAGAATACACGTTACAACTGCAGGGCTTCACTTTCAAAACTTTCACACGTAAATGATTCATTAGATTGTGTTCTTGTGTTCCACGGAACATCGTGTTCTTGCAAATGTGGACCAACAGCCTTTCCGCCTCCTACCGAGCAAATAAGCAAATGACCATCGCCTATCGGGAATGGACTACTATGAACCCACTCGCTTCCAACTCAAATCTGGACTGCgccatctctctcttctgcCTTCCTGCGTCGCCTGCGCGCGTTAGGGTTTCTGAGTTGGGCCTTCTGGCGGTCGTAGATGTGGAGGAGATCTGCCTCCTTCGTCCTCGACAGGCAACCAAACCCTCCCGATCGGGCGGGTGCGCCCTCCGACATGACTGAGCTCCGCCAGCCGCCGGCCAGCTCGGCCTACTACCAGACCCGCGCCGAGCACCACACGGTCACCAGCGATTGGCTGGCTCAGGCCCAGGCAGCCACCTCATCAGACCGCACGCAGCCGATCCGGCAGTTCAAGCTGCCCGAAGCCGACGGCGTGTGCTCGGACGGGGCCACGACCTTCAGCGTTATCGAAGAGTTCAATTACTGGAGGAAGAAACCGGATCTCGCGGAGGCCGTCGCGGCAATTATGGCACTGGCTTCCGTCATTCGGTCGAGCAAGGCGACGACGATGATGGAGCTCGAGATTGAGTTGAAGAAGGCCGTCGATTCTCTCAAGGCAGGTATCCTAGGGCTTAGCATGTATTCGCGCTTTCCTGTTATTGAACCTGACTAACGTTGCCGCTGAACTTGGAAGGAATCCTTTCGTTGCAAATTCACGACAAGTCCAATGTTCTCATGGTCGTCATGTTTGCTTGTTTATGTTATACTGGTGATTTTGTCTCCGTTGGAATACTTTTTCATTCCCTGTTTCTTATAAATGAAAGCGAAAACATATTTCCAGTGACATGGCTGTTCCTTTCTCACTGGTTCGACGAATTGTGGTGTTTCATGCCAAATTTCGAACACTTGGCAGCCTATGTAGAGTAACCTGTTATTAGAGTAAGTTGGTCCATTGTAGAATCCAATATGGTATTCTTTGTGTTATACTGGTGATTTAGCTCTTCTGAAACGCTGGGCCTTTTCCTGTTGCTTATAaatgaaaacgaaaaagaaattCGAGTTCCCTGCCATGGCTtacattattttccttttctgatgggtcatcaatttttttaagtttttcaataTCGTGGTTAAACTACTAAAGATGGCACTTTTGTTCCTCTGCAATAAATCTTTTACTCCAGTCAGGGACCCAAGGTCAGTACCTGAATTTCCATATATCAAAATCATCAGCATATCAAATCGAAGTGCCATGTCTGTGTCAATCGTATCATGGAGAGCCATTGTCATTCAGCTTGCTTCATGTCCACGCTTTGAACTGAAATTTATGCAACAATCCTACTGAGTCAGATCCCTATTGTCTGTTAATGAGGGCTGTTGTGCGCATTCAGAATCTGAGGTAGAGTGCATAAAGCCAGAGTTTAGGTTGCCTTGATATGGACAAAATTCAACTATAGATTATGTGAGTGGAATTACATGAAAAAGTCCAGGTACTTGTAGCATGTCCAGAATAACTTAGATAGGTCAAGTACTATATTAAGctagaatcatatttttaatattttacgATAGCAATCAATTTTATGTGCTTCGGTTTGTGTAACTATCCTGTAGCTGTTGTGTGTAGGTTCCATTTGTGAGTTATACATAATATAATTTGGCACATTTATGCACCATGGATGATAGttttttgtcatcattttgCATGgctacttattttttattgctttttcCTACTCGTTTTGTCTGATACATAGCATGTTGCTTCATTCAGTTTTCAGTTTTGGTTGAGATTTAAGGGCCTTTTAGTTTTACTAATTCATACGTATCGATCTCTCAGTCATGGGACACAACATCTATTTCCTTGACAGCCGCCTGTGATCTGTTCATGCGCTATGTGACAAGAACTACTGCTTTGgagtatgaaaattttgatgcagcCAAATGTCGTCTCATTGAAAGAGGGGAGAAATTTGGCGAGATCTCTCTCAAGGTATCACAATTTTTTAGTATAAGATCATGATTTGATCTGCTTATGTTTATCAGATGTAGAATCTAAAGTATTGAGGTATACATGCCATTTACATCTATTCTGTCAAAAAAGGGGAAATGTACAtctgtttaaaatttttctcatgCCACTCTTCTATGGCTTTGAGCCTGCAGTTGCTACAGATATATGATTATTGTCTCATATAAGCACCTACTCGTTGGATCTTACTGGTTTGAAGATTGGGTCTTATAGAGACTGCAATCATAATCTGTAGTGTAATTAATGGTAAAATTTTTGTGGTTTTGTTGGACGTTGCAGCTAAGTTTTGTGATTGCATTCTTCAGAAATGATCATGATGACCTGACTTTTGTTTCAGGCACGCAGAACAATTGCAATGCTTAGTCAAGATTTTATATTTGATGGTTGTACAATTTTGGTCCATGGTTTCTCAAGAGTTGTCCTTGAAGTACTTAAGATGGCTGCAGGAAATGGGAAGATCTTCCGAGTCTTTTGTACAGGTGTGCTGGTTCACTCTTTTGTTCATATGGTTACAGAATATGCTGCTTGACTATTTCTGTGTTCTTGCTTTTTCACCTTCTTTTGGGTTACATTGTACAGAAGGAAGGCCAGATAAGACAGGTTTACGCTTTGCAAAGGAAATGGTTACACTTGGGGTGCCTGTAAAGCTGCTTATTGACTCAGCAGTGGCGTACACAATGGATGAGGTTGACATGGTATTGTTTGGAGCTGATGGCGTTGTTGAAAGTGGTGGCATCATCAATATGATGGGCACTTATCAAACTGCATTGGTAGCTCGTAGCATGAACAAGCCTGTTTATGTAGCTGCAGAAAGCTACAAGGTATGCCTTGGTAACTCATTTGCAGTGTCTCATGGGGCgtatttcttttgttaatctTATTGATATAGAATGGATTGAGCTTCTTATTAATCATTTTAGGTGAATGTAGGACTTCTGCTTGAAGGCTGTAAAGTCTACTGAAGTTTTCCCTTTTGAGTTGTCAATGTTAATACTTGCTGACGACGTTGGGTCCTTACAAACTCAACTTTTGCACTGAATTCACGATCCATTCTCATGGTCATGGTTAGAgcacaaaaatgagttttaacCATAATAGTAAAATGTGAACTATCCCAAGGCTAGATATCCAGCTGGGTTTCACCTGAACTATCCCTGGGATATGAATCACTTGATGCAGTCACCGGCATCATGAGCAAAGATTATGTCTCACAAGTGCGAGATGTCAGAGGTACTCTAGGATAGGACAGGATCCTCGAATCAAAATTGTTGCATGCTTGTAAGCTGCATTCTGCACAGTGGCTCATGGTCAATAAACTTGATTATCGTATGACTATCATCTTAGTTGATCTAAGTCTGAATTGTTTTGGATGCGTGTCActtgtttctctttgttttggCACAGTAATTTGGATTCCTGAAAAAATGTGCCAAGTACGAGACATCTCCAATACATTTGACTCTTGTCTGTGGTTCAAATCAATTTGCAGTTTGCTCGACTCTATCCACTGGATCAGAAGGACTTATCTCCAGCTCTTCGTCCAATTGATTTTGGACTACCAGTGCCTGCACCAATTGAGGCTGAGTCATCTGCAAGAGACTATACACCTCCTCAATACCTCACTCTTTTGTTCACAGATTTGGGCGTGCTCACACCCTCTGTTGTGAGCGATGAGCTGATTCAATTATACTTGTAATTCTAATCAAGATCCCGCATGGACAAGGATGCCAATGTAACCCTTCACAGCGACCATTGCGATTGCTAATTTGATATGGAACATGGCCATCTGGCCAGTCCTTACTGACAAATTGCGGGACAAagattttgtttcttataaagGCTGTTCATAAGAAATATGAATCGTTAGCTGGATATATTCGTGCAATTTATTCTAgatgcgtctctctctctctctctctctctctctcttttccctggAAGTGCAATGCATCTGCTACTTCATTCCTCTCTCTGCAATGCATCCAGTACTTCattcctctccttctctctctgatTCAGGTTGCCTGATTGGATCTTATGCTCTATTTGGGAGCTTTTTTTCTAGTTCCAGTAAAGACAATTATTTGGAAATTgtgtttttcacaaaaaagtGAATGGGAAGGTTGTTCGCAAGGTTCTTGGGTTGCTGGAATTGAATGTGACGCTGGTTTTGTCCAGTATCAAATGTAATCAAAATTCTTAGTTTTATGCTCTGAAAACTGAATTCATAGCTGATATAGTCAATGATTCAATGGGTCAGGGCCACttactttttttctccatttctcattttttcactGGATTTGATCCTGATGGGAACACAAGAGAGAACTATGAATACTTTGGTAATTGCTACTTGGGTATCTAGAATATCTATGtccaaagacaaaaaaacaaatgaataacGAGGGTGTATCTCTGGGTAACATGGCAGTTTGCCTAATGCAGGACATCCTATCATCATagtgttttataattttaagtTTAGAGATCGGGTTGCCACTCATTTCACCTTATTGAGTCACGCATCAGTCTCTTCATCTGGTCGCTAGCGTGCTCTGACCAGTATAGATAACTCTAGATTtgatgttttagttcaagttattcGTGGCACAGACAAGCGATGACTTCGATGCTAATCTTAAATTGCACTTTGTGCCAAGTACAGTTGGGCCACGATGGACCCAGTTGGACCTTACATTCAATGATAGTAAGAATTAGAAGCGATGTAACTACCTACAATCAGAGGTTGAAACTGTCCAAGAAATTGCAAAATTAACCGATAGGAGGCACTACTTCCCGTGTCCCTAATCAGTTAATATTAAAAGTTGAGGAGGAACGAGACTGTTCAGTCTTTCTTGGGAATAAGCTTTGCTCTTAGCGGGGGAATAAGCTTTGCTCTTAGCTCCGCTGGATCAGTCTCATTGAAATGGTCTTCCGGCTTCCAGTAGCCAGTGATGGGGTCTCTCATCCAGTACACTTGCTTCGTCTGCTCTTGCGGTTCAACCAGTTTGCATGGGGACAACCTCTCTGGAAGCTTCGTAGTCTTCCCCCCAGTGGACGCTAGAACAGCATATGTTCTTTGGCTGCAAAAGAGAGCACATGATTAGACAAAAGAAATGAGATTAAACTAGGCTTCAGAAAAGTCTGCTGAGGGACCAAGTAGAGGATGATCAGGGCCCCAAACAAAGGGCCTACAATTGTACATGGTTGCGGAGTCCGGTTTTCGTGTTGTCTTTTCTCCATCTAAAGGCCATTTTGCGCTTCATAGGACACACCATATTCATCCAAGCTTAACCAGGGATAAAACGTGAGGTTCTGTTTGGGCAAACCATTCTGATTAACGTATCCGGTTCAAAGCGTTTCTGCGGTTAGTGGATGCCTAACTCTCAACTCAGttctcattgtttttccttAACTGAATAAAAATTTGTCGTTTTATCATcaagaaaatacatgaaaaataggcctaacttttgattttttttaattagtagAACAATATAGTATAATAATTATTTaattattaagaaaaaattatgttatttgGATATAATTAATCATGATTCAGTATTACTGTAGGtcaaaaaacaaatacaaactaatgaacttacattttctcttcattaagCTTACTTGgtctttttatcaaattaaCTGAATAACCAATCAAAAAGTCAACAAACAAATACCCTTGCGCTTGGAGCAATAGTGAGGTAAAACAGAGACACGTTTCATTATCGGCTGATGGGCAAAAGAGGTAGAAGGTCTTATGTATGTTTGGGCCAGGGCTGCATGTTCGGGGCCAAAGATTGTGGAACTGCCCTGGGCGAGGGGAGGAATGGAATCAAATGGGCAAATTAAGCTTTCCTTTCTCAAAGATGTAGAAAATATCCCGTGACACTGAACTGCGCGGGGGACATTAGATTAGATGTTCCATGAAAACGCAGCTCCCTCTTCTCTCCAGACAAAAACGCACGACAGTCTTTTTATCAATAATGCAACgtacaaatttctttttaactaaaaatttgAACAATATATAAAGTATTAAGCGCATATCTTTTTATCGCAATGAATTCTGTAGAAGGATTCTAGAAAAtttctccaaaaacaaaaatccttCGCAATCGCACGGATAGAGCTCTGTGAGGAAACTCATCCTACGAAAGGATGTCGTGGGTATTACGTCCCACGAAGTACGCTGGGAGATAAGACTCCCGACCTTCAttgcaaaagaaggaaaacctaTGCACATGCAAAAGATTTCAGGAAAAAACAGTGAAAGCCGCGCGCGAACTCAACCCATGTCAGCAACCGGAACAGAAAGTGTCACACTATGATCTCCCTATTCCTACTCTTACGCAGAAGCAAGTCTAGTCTCTTAGGGGCTTCATTCGTGGTATTCAATGAGGAAACTTAATTTCTCCCTTTACAGTTGCAATCTTTTCCTCACAGGCGGTGGTAAAATATTGCCTTGGAAAAATAAAACTCATTGTCTTGttgaaaaagagggagagagagtactATGGTGATAGAAGCTACGTCTTACCTGAGTTGCAGCATCTTCTTCGCACAAGTCCTGGCCATCGTTATATGTTGAAAGCGTAGACAaaggggggggagagagagagaggcagattATTGAGCCTGGAGGCGGTGCATGTATAACACTCCTTTGGCGATTATTTATATACAAcgggaggaaagagagagaacgagagagatgTAGCCCTCGCTGTCATATTCTCTGAGCTGGACTCTAATCGATTATTAACGAAGATAAAGCAAACTACCCGTTTCCATATCATCCGTTTCACGAAGCgcgttttctttctttcctaaaACTTTATCCGTAtctaatttctttcttttttttttgtttttggtacaATTATCGCAAGAAAGTTCGGGAGGCCTGTTAATTTGCAGCCTTCATTTTGAAATAGCGACGatacttttcaaattttgtacACAACTGTTTAATTTGCGGATTACTGCTAAACAAAACAAGGGCTTAAGCTACTCTGCTGCTGGGGGAGAGCCCCTccttttattgacaaaaaatgacATATACAGATTCCACAAGCTTTTGCATTGTCCTTTGAAGTTAAAAAGCggttattttttctgctgaaaATTACTAGTCTTATCGTGCTCTCAACTCAATCCGATGCGCTGTTTAATTACTTGTAGAGATAAGTTTATTGACGATAAGTTTCATTCAAAACTTCTATTGCTTACTCCCCTTTGTAGGGGATCATGCTTCCCTTCACCTTGAGGTAAATAGAGATAACGAGTGCATTTTCACTCGTTTGACTGAAACGATGAGGTGAAAATTATCTTTTTATCTATGTCAAAGTTTT containing:
- the LOC116263563 gene encoding protein LURP-one-related 3-like is translated as MSKVYPKHLFFPSSSASSSSSSPVSWTPPPIPSPPYLEKSPKCSKVKHATFTVWMKSLLFNSSGCTVFDCNGKIIYRIDTYGHKFNDEIYVMDIEGEVLVTLIKKQMCLAGHWEGYRYEEKDPWFKFKNSWFSKWRSVNYITVLEGNRSTCYKVEGSPSKPEMKIVEPAKQHVVAQVKKKKSSSGVLLGDDVLSLAVEPKTDPSLIVGIIFVQTIMKHQI
- the LOC116265047 gene encoding uncharacterized protein LOC116265047, producing MWRRSASFVLDRQPNPPDRAGAPSDMTELRQPPASSAYYQTRAEHHTVTSDWLAQAQAATSSDRTQPIRQFKLPEADGVCSDGATTFSVIEEFNYWRKKPDLAEAVAAIMALASVIRSSKATTMMELEIELKKAVDSLKSWDTTSISLTAACDLFMRYVTRTTALEYENFDAAKCRLIERGEKFGEISLKARRTIAMLSQDFIFDGCTILVHGFSRVVLEVLKMAAGNGKIFRVFCTEGRPDKTGLRFAKEMVTLGVPVKLLIDSAVAYTMDEVDMVLFGADGVVESGGIINMMGTYQTALVARSMNKPVYVAAESYKFARLYPLDQKDLSPALRPIDFGLPVPAPIEAESSARDYTPPQYLTLLFTDLGVLTPSVVSDELIQLYL
- the LOC116264911 gene encoding protein SENESCENCE-ASSOCIATED GENE 21, mitochondrial-like, which codes for MARTCAKKMLQLSQRTYAVLASTGGKTTKLPERLSPCKLVEPQEQTKQVYWMRDPITGYWKPEDHFNETDPAELRAKLIPPLRAKLIPKKD